A region of the Myxococcus stipitatus DSM 14675 genome:
CTTGGCCTGGAGCTGCACATCGCCCGTCATCACGAACTTCTTGGTGGCGTGCTGGGACTTGTCCCCCGTGACCTCCAGCGTGTCGTTCCCGCCGATGGTCTCCTCGCGCTTGCCCGTGACGGTGAGCTTCTCCAGCGTGTTCACGGTGGCGTCGCGGCCCGCCTTCAGCGTCAGCTTCTCCTGCCCCGTCACATCCTCGGTTCGCGCGCCGGTGATGGTGATGGTCTCGTCCTTGTCCACCGTCTCGGTGCGCTTGCCATGGACGGTGGTCGTCTCGTCCTTGTCCACCGTCTTGGTGCGATTGCCCTTCACCGACATCGTCTGCTCGCCGCCCACCGTCTCCGTCTGCGAACCATCCACCGAGTTCGTCTGGTTCGCCTTCACCGACGTGCTGTGGTTGTTCAGCACTACCTCGTTGAAGTCCTTCTGCGCGTGCAGGAAGATTTCTTCCGCGTCCTTCGCGTCCTCGAAGCGCAGCTCGTTGAAACCATCGCTGTCCTTCGAGCTGGAGGTGCGGATGGTGCTGCGTGTCTTGTGCTGGGGGAGCGGGTATGGCGGCGTGTTCTTCCCGTTGTACACACTGCCCACCACGATGGGACGGTCCGGGTCTCCCTCCAGGAAGTCCACCAGCACTTCCATCCCGATGCGCGGCAGGAAGACGAAGCCCCACCCCAGCCCCGCCCACGCCTGCACCACGCGCAGGAAACAGGAGCTCTTCTCGTCCCGCTTGCCCTGCCGGTCCCAGTGGAACTGCACCTTCACTCGACCGTGCTCGTCGGTGTGGATCTCCTCGCTCGCGGGGCCCACGACCGTCGCCGTCTGCAACCCCGCCATGCGCGCCCGGGGCCGCCGGCGCTGGGCCCGGAAGGAGACATCCAGCGGGATGCACTCGAACGTGTTGTGGTAGCGGTCCGACACCTCGCCCGCGGGCCTCCGCGCGTTGGAGTCGTCCGTGAGCTCCTCGGGAGCCCGTCCATGGTGCTCCACGTGCGTCAGCAGGTACCACTGGTCGAGCGCGGTGTGTCCATGCCCCGTCAGCTCGAACATGTAGCCCGGCGTGAAGCCCGTGACGTAGCCCAGGCCCCGGCCGCGCTTGCCCTCCGCGTGCAAGGCTTGACGGCGCAGCTGCTCCTGCTTCTGCGCCGGTTCGTACTCGTACTTCTTCTCCCCCGCGTCATACGGGCCCAACAACGGTGCGGGGTACTCGTAGGATTCGCGGTCGCGCCCCAGCACATCCTGGGCACGGGACTCCCTCGTCAAGTCGTAGTCCGGGTGTGTCCAGTTGAAGTCTCGCACCACCACGCTGGTGGTGTGCATCTGCTGTGAGAAGTCGAAGGTGCGCAGGCACTCGTCCGCAGCCGTGGCGGCCTCTGGCCCCCGCACCGTGATGGGCGAGCCCTTCACCGCCTCACAGGAAGGACACTGCTCGTTCTCCTCCTGGAGGACCAGCTCCTCCTTCTCCCCCGAGTGGTCGAAGTAGAAGAAGATGCCCTCCTCCTCCATGAGCCTCAGGAGGAAGTCGAGGTCTGTCTCCTGGTACTGCACGCAGTACTCGCGCGGCAGGTACTCGCGGTTGAGCTCGATACGGAAGGGCCTCTCGAAGGGCCGCAAGCCCTGGGTGAGCACCTCCTCCAATATCTCCGGCACCTTCTGCTCTTGGAAGATGCGGTTGTCCTTGCGCTGCGACAGGGCCCAGAGCGCGGGGGCGACATGGGCTCGCGCCAACAGGTGTCCCGCCTGTGTCCCCGAGTGCTCTACACGGTGGACGATTCCGCACAGACGTCGGGCTCCCGCGTCATGGGAGATGAGGACCTCGGCCGACGAGCCCAACAGCCCGTCGATGTCCGCGCCCAGGTGCTCGTTCGCCAGGTCCACCGTGCAGGTATAGAGCTCCGAGAGCCCTTCCCTCGCATGCAACTCCACCACGCGCCAGCCGGCCGCCGGGTCCGCGTTGGAGGTGAAGGAGAAGCGGACCTTGTCCAGGGGGGACTCGCCCGCGATGGCATTGACCACCTGGGACAGGGCGCCCAGGGCCCCCGAAGCGCCCAGGGCCCCGAGGGCCTGGCTCGCCACGCCTGATGCCTGATGGACGGCCTGTTCGACTCGCCGCGCCTGCTGCACCGCGTCCTGGACCTGGGGAATCTGCGACAGGGCACTCTCCAACGGCTGCCTGACCTGTTGGATGGGAACATTCCCTTCGCGGGCCTGCCGAACCGCCTGACCGGCGCCTTTCGCCACCTGCACAGATTTCTGGACGTGGTGCATCACGTCGTCTGAGTCCGACATGTGGCCTCCCCCGGGAAGTCGAGATTCTTCCTAGTCGCCTTTCATATCGCATCAGTCTCGTGGACAGGAAGATGGCTCATCTCAAATGAACGGCTCGCCGGATGTCACACAGACCGGTTACACTCATCAACGACATGCGGCGCAAGCTCCAGGAACTGCAGGACACGCTCAGCGGCTTTGTCGACCAGCGCGACCACTTGCTGCTCGTGGTGGGCAGCACCGA
Encoded here:
- a CDS encoding type VI secretion system Vgr family protein, whose protein sequence is MSDSDDVMHHVQKSVQVAKGAGQAVRQAREGNVPIQQVRQPLESALSQIPQVQDAVQQARRVEQAVHQASGVASQALGALGASGALGALSQVVNAIAGESPLDKVRFSFTSNADPAAGWRVVELHAREGLSELYTCTVDLANEHLGADIDGLLGSSAEVLISHDAGARRLCGIVHRVEHSGTQAGHLLARAHVAPALWALSQRKDNRIFQEQKVPEILEEVLTQGLRPFERPFRIELNREYLPREYCVQYQETDLDFLLRLMEEEGIFFYFDHSGEKEELVLQEENEQCPSCEAVKGSPITVRGPEAATAADECLRTFDFSQQMHTTSVVVRDFNWTHPDYDLTRESRAQDVLGRDRESYEYPAPLLGPYDAGEKKYEYEPAQKQEQLRRQALHAEGKRGRGLGYVTGFTPGYMFELTGHGHTALDQWYLLTHVEHHGRAPEELTDDSNARRPAGEVSDRYHNTFECIPLDVSFRAQRRRPRARMAGLQTATVVGPASEEIHTDEHGRVKVQFHWDRQGKRDEKSSCFLRVVQAWAGLGWGFVFLPRIGMEVLVDFLEGDPDRPIVVGSVYNGKNTPPYPLPQHKTRSTIRTSSSKDSDGFNELRFEDAKDAEEIFLHAQKDFNEVVLNNHSTSVKANQTNSVDGSQTETVGGEQTMSVKGNRTKTVDKDETTTVHGKRTETVDKDETITITGARTEDVTGQEKLTLKAGRDATVNTLEKLTVTGKREETIGGNDTLEVTGDKSQHATKKFVMTGDVQLQAKQGECSITLEESITIEGTSKKVALHNSSGQMVIDGNKVEVTAVQELSLVCGAASIKLKSDGTVEVNGGKEVSLGAQQSTVKLEAAGAAISAPKLTSSAIGIHEITGALIKIN